Part of the Martelella mediterranea DSM 17316 genome, CGATCAGGATGACGAGCCCCTTGACGATCAGCTGGTAGAAATAGGGGACCGACAGCATGTTCATGCCGTTGTTCATCACGCCGATGATCAGCGCGCCGATGATGGTGCCGATCATGGTGCCGACGCCGCCGGCAAGGCTGGTGCCGCCGAGCACGGCTGCGGCGATTGCGTCGAGCTCGTAGCTCATGCCGGCATTGGTCTGGGCCGAGAGAAGACGTGACGACAACAGGATGCCGCTGATGGCTGCCATGATGCCTGACAGCATGAAGATCGAGATCTTCATCCGGTCGACCTTGATGCCCGAATAGGCAGCCGCCTCCTTGTTGCCGCCGATCAGATAGGCGCGGCGACCGAAGGTCGTCTTGCTGAGCAGGATATGGTTGAAGAGAAAGAGAATAACGACGATCCAGATGATGATCGGAACGCCGAGAAAGGCGCCGGCGCCGATTGCCGTCCAGGTTTCATTCAGGATCATGGCCGGTGCGCCATTGGTCGGCAGGCTGACCATGCCGCGATAGATACCCATCGTGGCGACCGTCACGATGAAGGAGGGTAACATCAGCTTGGCGATCAATGCACCGTTGAAGAGCCCCATGAGCGCCCCGGCGGCAAGCGTCAGGACGACGGCAGGCACAAACCCCATGCCAAA contains:
- a CDS encoding ABC transporter permease subunit encodes the protein MTQIQSRNSMLRRSFKQYGGIFLALVTLCVIFSVANPRFMSVANFTNILQQVAVIAICAFGMTWVILLGEIDLSVGSIIAVAGMVGAQCFAFGMGFVPAVVLTLAAGALMGLFNGALIAKLMLPSFIVTVATMGIYRGMVSLPTNGAPAMILNETWTAIGAGAFLGVPIIIWIVVILFLFNHILLSKTTFGRRAYLIGGNKEAAAYSGIKVDRMKISIFMLSGIMAAISGILLSSRLLSAQTNAGMSYELDAIAAAVLGGTSLAGGVGTMIGTIIGALIIGVMNNGMNMLSVPYFYQLIVKGLVILIAVWLDVRSKRAAS